One region of Ferrovum sp. JA12 genomic DNA includes:
- the priA gene encoding replication restart helicase PriA produces the protein MFIEVALDLPLNTLFDYQCDEATLADVGRRVLVPFGRGQKTGIVIHVKQDCQLPPEKIKKALCLWHDIDPLPTEVMYLLRFTSQYYHHPLGPVVMHALPPALKKTTTWQSPKRRVAGIKVKTNQAPLLNPQQRHAVESIDGSHDQFYAWLVQGITGSGKTEVYLELVQKTLERGQQVLILVPEINLTPLIEQRFQARFPEAAIVSLHSALGEKERAQRWIDILKQQVNVVLGTRLAIFAPLSNLGLIIVDEEHDSSYKQAEGMRYHARDLALVRGQYKKIPVVLGSASPSLESWWNAKQQRYKHIELSLRAHPGASLPTIHLVKAEQGEHLVMSSAIVNAMGERLAKQQQSMVFINRRGFAPVLICNQCQWLATCEHCQTRLVVHRRQQQLRCHHCDYQRPLDHRCARCHSPDLSTLGEGTQKIEEYLQNLFPTARILRIDSDTLKSKQWATQIQEISEGHVDILVGTQILIKGHDFPKLTLVAAINVDNSLYSVDFRASERLFTQLLQASGRAGRSADSGEVYIETAFPQHPLFQALIEHNYNRFAANEINERRLIGFPPFCYQALLRGSSIDLTALQEFMNAARKGLAAQQRLKTITLYDVVSPALAKVGQRYRLQLLIQSDQRAQLQLALSQWTEHLYAMAPAKVSWIIDVDPIDC, from the coding sequence TCGTTATTCATGTCAAACAAGACTGTCAGTTACCCCCCGAAAAAATAAAAAAAGCTCTCTGCCTCTGGCATGATATTGATCCGCTTCCCACTGAAGTGATGTATTTACTACGTTTCACTAGTCAGTACTATCACCATCCTCTAGGACCCGTGGTCATGCATGCCCTCCCTCCCGCCTTAAAAAAAACCACTACCTGGCAGTCCCCCAAAAGGAGAGTCGCTGGCATTAAGGTAAAAACCAATCAAGCCCCGCTCCTGAATCCACAACAGCGTCATGCCGTGGAGAGTATTGATGGCTCGCATGATCAATTTTATGCCTGGCTGGTGCAGGGCATTACGGGCAGTGGTAAAACTGAAGTGTATTTAGAGTTAGTACAAAAAACCCTTGAACGCGGTCAACAAGTATTGATTTTGGTGCCAGAGATTAATCTCACGCCCTTAATTGAACAGCGTTTTCAAGCGCGCTTTCCAGAAGCGGCCATAGTTAGCTTACATAGCGCTTTAGGGGAAAAAGAGCGGGCACAACGCTGGATTGACATTCTTAAACAGCAGGTTAACGTGGTGCTGGGAACCCGACTTGCGATATTTGCGCCTCTGTCTAACTTAGGACTTATTATTGTGGATGAAGAACATGATTCCTCCTATAAGCAGGCGGAGGGAATGCGTTATCATGCACGGGATTTGGCTCTGGTGCGGGGCCAGTATAAAAAAATCCCTGTGGTCCTCGGTTCAGCGTCGCCGTCACTGGAGAGTTGGTGGAACGCCAAACAACAGCGCTACAAACATATTGAACTCTCATTGCGAGCTCATCCAGGAGCCAGCCTACCAACGATACACCTCGTGAAAGCCGAACAGGGGGAGCATCTAGTGATGAGTAGCGCTATAGTGAATGCCATGGGCGAGCGTTTAGCCAAACAACAACAATCTATGGTTTTTATTAATCGCCGTGGTTTTGCCCCAGTCCTCATCTGTAATCAGTGTCAGTGGCTCGCTACCTGTGAGCATTGTCAAACACGACTCGTGGTCCATCGACGACAACAACAGCTACGCTGCCATCACTGTGATTATCAGCGCCCTCTTGATCACCGTTGCGCTCGTTGTCACAGCCCTGACCTCTCTACCCTGGGTGAAGGAACCCAAAAAATTGAAGAGTATTTACAGAATCTTTTTCCTACGGCACGCATTTTAAGAATTGATAGTGATACGCTAAAAAGTAAACAATGGGCCACGCAAATCCAGGAAATCAGTGAAGGACACGTAGATATTCTGGTGGGTACACAGATATTAATTAAGGGTCATGACTTTCCAAAACTCACCTTAGTTGCTGCCATTAATGTAGATAACTCCTTGTACAGCGTTGATTTTAGAGCAAGTGAGCGCTTATTTACACAATTACTACAAGCCTCCGGTCGCGCGGGACGTAGTGCGGACAGTGGCGAGGTATACATCGAAACCGCCTTCCCACAGCATCCTCTTTTTCAGGCGCTAATTGAACATAACTATAATCGTTTTGCGGCCAATGAAATAAATGAAAGACGCTTAATTGGCTTTCCTCCCTTTTGCTACCAGGCCCTACTACGTGGCTCATCCATAGACCTTACTGCCCTCCAGGAGTTTATGAATGCCGCCAGAAAAGGCCTTGCTGCGCAACAACGCCTCAAGACTATTACACTCTATGATGTGGTGTCTCCTGCCTTAGCCAAAGTGGGTCAAAGGTATCGCCTACAACTGCTTATTCAATCAGATCAGCGAGCTCAATTACAGCTCGCCTTAAGTCAATGGACTGAGCATTTATATGCCATGGCTCCCGCCAAGGTGAGTTGGATCATCGATGTGGACCCAATTGATTGTTGA
- the argS gene encoding arginine--tRNA ligase produces the protein MNTSPVSLLTELNHLFHQAIEAVACSDVSPIALERPKQSHHGDFAHNGALQLAKLVKLPPREVAQKIIEALPNNTLIDRCEIAGPGFINVFVHSSAKQQVIQHVLTQQEQWGNTSAGQQRSLLIEFVSSNPTGPLHVGHGRGASYGASLSNILKKAGFRVSREYYVNDAGRQMDILTLSTWLRYLALFGSTIAFPSNGYQGEYVTEMAYMLKELWEDKLYHQDEVVLLHLPVPDQNEEDESIEKYMDALIARAKLLLKDHYGDIHQRVLALQLQDCQEDLREFGVSFDVWFSEQSLFSSGAVKKVVEELDKKGYLYRQDGALWFKSTDFGDEKDRVLQRENGIYTYFASDIAYHVNKFERGFDLIVDVWGADHHGYIPRVKAALTALGYNSERLMIPLVQFVSLFRGGEKIQMSTRKAQFVTLRELRDEVGNDAARLFYVLRKSDQHLDFDLDLAKSHSNDNPVYYIQYAHARIHSVLNKWGQDIALLRHCDVSQLNLEHEFKLMQWLEDYPAMINLAARDYAPHTLAFYLKELASDLHSYYNSEQFLVADETLCRARLALILAVAIVLQDGLKLLGVSAPLTM, from the coding sequence ATGAATACATCACCGGTATCACTATTAACTGAACTCAATCATCTATTTCATCAAGCCATAGAAGCTGTAGCTTGCTCGGATGTGTCACCGATTGCCCTTGAGCGTCCAAAACAAAGTCACCATGGCGACTTTGCCCATAACGGTGCCTTGCAGCTCGCTAAACTGGTTAAATTGCCACCCCGAGAAGTAGCTCAAAAAATTATTGAGGCTCTGCCCAACAATACTCTGATTGATCGCTGCGAAATTGCTGGCCCAGGTTTTATCAACGTATTTGTTCATTCCAGCGCCAAGCAACAGGTTATTCAACATGTGCTGACACAGCAAGAACAATGGGGCAATACATCAGCAGGGCAGCAACGCTCACTATTAATAGAATTCGTCTCAAGTAACCCTACTGGCCCCTTACATGTGGGTCATGGGCGTGGTGCCTCTTATGGGGCCTCATTATCTAATATCCTAAAGAAAGCAGGCTTTAGGGTAAGCCGTGAATACTATGTCAATGATGCGGGCCGGCAAATGGATATATTAACTCTCTCCACTTGGCTACGTTATCTTGCTCTTTTTGGCTCCACCATTGCCTTCCCAAGTAATGGTTACCAAGGTGAGTATGTCACTGAGATGGCTTATATGTTAAAAGAGCTATGGGAAGACAAGCTTTATCACCAAGATGAGGTGGTATTACTCCATCTCCCCGTGCCTGACCAGAATGAGGAGGATGAAAGCATTGAGAAATATATGGATGCGTTAATCGCCAGAGCCAAGCTCCTATTAAAAGACCATTATGGAGACATTCACCAACGAGTGTTAGCTCTTCAACTGCAAGACTGTCAAGAGGATCTAAGAGAATTTGGGGTGAGTTTTGATGTATGGTTTTCTGAACAGTCCCTCTTTAGCTCGGGTGCCGTAAAAAAAGTTGTGGAAGAGCTAGACAAAAAAGGATATCTCTATCGCCAAGATGGGGCCCTGTGGTTTAAATCTACAGACTTTGGTGATGAAAAAGACCGAGTTCTCCAAAGAGAAAATGGTATTTACACTTATTTTGCCTCGGACATTGCCTATCACGTCAATAAGTTTGAACGAGGCTTTGATCTGATAGTAGACGTGTGGGGAGCCGACCACCATGGTTATATCCCCCGGGTCAAGGCGGCACTCACTGCATTGGGTTACAACAGTGAGCGTTTAATGATTCCTCTTGTACAATTTGTGAGTCTTTTTCGTGGTGGAGAAAAAATACAAATGTCTACCCGTAAAGCGCAGTTTGTGACCTTGCGGGAACTCCGTGACGAGGTGGGTAATGACGCGGCACGATTGTTTTATGTATTACGAAAATCAGATCAGCATCTTGACTTCGATTTAGATCTTGCCAAATCGCACTCTAATGATAATCCTGTGTATTACATACAATACGCTCACGCAAGAATTCATAGTGTATTAAACAAATGGGGGCAGGATATAGCGCTTCTCCGCCACTGTGACGTGAGTCAACTAAATCTTGAACATGAGTTTAAGCTGATGCAATGGTTAGAAGATTATCCTGCTATGATTAACCTGGCGGCTAGGGACTATGCGCCCCACACCCTCGCCTTTTATTTAAAAGAGCTCGCCTCAGATTTACACAGTTACTATAACTCAGAACAGTTTTTAGTGGCCGATGAAACTCTTTGCCGTGCCCGCTTAGCCTTAATTTTAGCTGTAGCCATTGTGCTGCAAGATGGCTTAAAATTACTTGGGGTCAGTGCTCCCTTAACCATGTAG
- a CDS encoding SPOR domain-containing protein translates to MNPPEIRSRHSRPTGGNGLALFKGVLIGLVAGVILSAVTAIYVTHMPNPFVKKVDSVDTSSDQPINDMPDVSKHGIINPTTVEGSNGSVGALITPLSPQPVVPSSSRAEPNTPITGDNHPVIAPGGAPLEASAPVTENNQLPPPAKKDFTSRSQELSAQVPSSSVFYVQTGAFKEAREAEDQRANLALIGVDASIMAPKSGNEKLYRVRVGPLANMDEVHTLISTLKSNGLNNTVVVK, encoded by the coding sequence ATGAATCCACCCGAAATCCGCTCTCGTCACTCAAGGCCCACTGGTGGCAATGGGTTAGCTCTTTTTAAAGGAGTGCTCATTGGTCTTGTGGCAGGAGTGATATTGTCTGCGGTGACCGCCATCTATGTCACCCACATGCCCAATCCTTTTGTTAAAAAAGTGGATTCTGTGGATACAAGTTCAGATCAACCCATTAATGATATGCCTGATGTATCCAAACACGGTATTATTAACCCCACCACGGTGGAGGGAAGTAATGGTTCTGTAGGGGCTCTCATTACGCCTCTCTCCCCACAACCCGTTGTTCCCTCATCCAGCCGTGCTGAACCCAATACTCCTATCACTGGTGATAACCATCCTGTGATCGCTCCCGGTGGAGCCCCTCTGGAAGCGAGCGCTCCAGTGACGGAGAACAATCAACTGCCCCCCCCCGCAAAAAAAGATTTTACCAGTCGTTCGCAAGAGTTAAGTGCTCAAGTGCCCTCCTCATCGGTCTTCTATGTTCAAACAGGAGCCTTTAAGGAAGCCCGCGAAGCTGAGGACCAAAGAGCGAACTTGGCGTTAATTGGTGTTGATGCTAGCATCATGGCGCCAAAGAGTGGCAATGAGAAACTGTACCGAGTGCGTGTTGGTCCGTTGGCCAACATGGATGAAGTTCATACTCTGATAAGCACCCTTAAAAGTAATGGTTTAAATAATACGGTAGTAGTTAAATAA
- a CDS encoding thiol:disulfide interchange protein DsbA/DsbL produces the protein MKKLINILFCSLSFFALISLAHAAPPVKGKDYVVIDSPVPAESSQLIEVDEVFSYACPHCAHFAPTIEAWAKTLPKNVVFKRIPVSFGRSQWAVTAKTYYAINALHLVGQLHERIFKAIHEENINLFSEDELFDWIQKQGVNRQQFINIYRSFSVQSELQRGDQLAMSYGVDAVPTLIINGEYRTSPSMVGGYAQMIPVLNDLVAISLKKKHP, from the coding sequence TTGAAAAAACTTATCAACATCCTTTTCTGTAGCTTGAGTTTCTTTGCCTTAATTAGCCTAGCCCACGCCGCCCCACCCGTTAAAGGTAAGGATTATGTGGTGATAGATTCCCCCGTGCCAGCAGAGAGTAGCCAATTAATCGAAGTGGACGAAGTATTTTCCTATGCTTGTCCTCACTGTGCTCATTTTGCTCCCACCATTGAAGCGTGGGCTAAAACATTACCTAAAAATGTTGTCTTCAAACGTATTCCCGTGAGTTTTGGTCGCAGTCAGTGGGCTGTGACGGCTAAAACCTATTACGCCATTAACGCTTTGCACTTAGTGGGGCAATTGCATGAACGTATTTTTAAAGCCATACACGAGGAAAATATCAACTTGTTCTCAGAGGATGAGTTGTTTGATTGGATACAAAAACAAGGCGTTAACCGCCAACAGTTTATTAATATCTATCGCTCCTTCAGCGTTCAATCTGAACTACAACGCGGTGATCAATTAGCCATGAGCTATGGCGTGGATGCTGTTCCCACTTTAATTATTAACGGTGAATACCGTACTTCACCTAGTATGGTGGGAGGCTACGCTCAGATGATACCGGTACTTAACGACTTGGTAGCGATCAGTTTAAAGAAAAAACACCCTTAA
- the glmU gene encoding bifunctional UDP-N-acetylglucosamine diphosphorylase/glucosamine-1-phosphate N-acetyltransferase GlmU, producing the protein MQSIPPQHLTSSLSVVLLAAGQGTRMRSSLPKVLHTLAGKPLINHVLERAQELDARQRLVVVGHQASRLLEHLKNEQVDTVIQQPQLGTGHALQLCLQNIPNSCDTVLVVYGDVPLLQTNTLQQLIYLCDGQHLALLTEIIEEPHGYGRILRDSSGQVVGIREQKDASQEEQTIREINTGIMALPRSKLDQWLSALTTHNAQGEYYLTDIVQLAHQQGITIHTCQPLYSWEAMGVNSQQQLSYLERAYQRHCAETWQSQGVAISDPNRFDVRGTLHCAQDVSIDVGCIFEGEVVLQEGVKVGPYSLLKNCTVESHTEILAFCHIEGAHIGAHNRIGPYARIRPMSVTQDQVHIGNFVEIKKTTLGQQSKVNHLTYLGDTIVGERVNVGAGTITCNYDGVNKHQTVIEDDVFIGSDTQLVAPVTIATGSTIGAGSTIVSSTPPNQLTLSRSKQQSIARWQRPKPRKS; encoded by the coding sequence ATGCAATCAATCCCACCCCAACATCTAACCTCTTCCCTTAGTGTGGTACTTCTGGCTGCAGGGCAGGGAACGCGTATGCGTAGCTCTTTGCCTAAGGTTTTACACACTCTTGCGGGAAAACCGTTAATTAATCATGTTTTAGAGCGAGCCCAGGAGCTTGATGCTAGGCAGCGTCTAGTGGTGGTAGGGCACCAAGCCTCGCGACTTCTTGAGCATTTGAAAAATGAGCAGGTAGACACCGTAATTCAACAACCACAATTGGGTACAGGACACGCTCTACAACTTTGTTTACAGAACATACCAAACAGCTGCGATACCGTTTTAGTGGTCTATGGTGATGTGCCTTTATTACAAACAAATACCTTACAACAATTAATTTATTTGTGTGATGGGCAACATCTCGCACTCCTCACTGAAATTATTGAAGAGCCTCATGGCTATGGAAGGATCTTAAGAGATTCAAGTGGCCAGGTGGTAGGTATTAGGGAACAAAAGGATGCCTCTCAAGAAGAACAAACTATTCGTGAAATCAATACCGGTATTATGGCTCTGCCACGCTCCAAACTTGATCAATGGTTGTCTGCACTAACTACCCATAATGCTCAAGGTGAATATTACCTCACAGATATTGTGCAACTGGCCCATCAACAGGGAATTACTATTCATACCTGTCAACCCCTTTACTCGTGGGAAGCAATGGGAGTCAATAGTCAACAGCAATTATCTTACCTGGAGCGGGCCTATCAACGGCACTGTGCAGAAACTTGGCAAAGCCAAGGGGTAGCGATCAGTGACCCTAACCGCTTTGATGTACGGGGCACACTCCATTGCGCGCAAGATGTTAGTATTGATGTAGGCTGTATTTTTGAAGGAGAGGTGGTGCTGCAAGAGGGGGTTAAAGTCGGTCCCTATAGCTTATTAAAAAACTGTACTGTGGAGAGCCATACAGAAATTCTAGCTTTTTGTCATATTGAGGGTGCCCACATTGGAGCCCATAATCGAATTGGACCCTATGCAAGAATTCGACCTATGAGTGTTACCCAAGATCAAGTTCACATTGGTAATTTTGTGGAAATTAAAAAAACCACCTTGGGTCAACAATCAAAAGTCAATCATTTAACTTATCTTGGCGACACTATCGTCGGCGAGAGGGTGAACGTGGGAGCAGGCACCATCACTTGTAATTATGATGGTGTCAATAAACATCAAACAGTCATCGAAGATGACGTATTTATTGGTTCTGATACACAACTGGTAGCCCCTGTGACCATTGCCACAGGTAGCACTATTGGTGCAGGATCCACCATCGTCAGTTCAACGCCGCCCAATCAACTGACTTTATCGCGCTCAAAGCAACAATCCATTGCCCGCTGGCAACGTCCTAAACCGCGCAAAAGTTAA
- a CDS encoding F0F1 ATP synthase subunit epsilon, which yields MTQLIHVDVVSAEELIFSGEAEFVVLPGEMGELGIYPKHTPLITRIRPGSVRVRVPGREEEELVFVSGGILEVQPDLVTVLADTAIRGHDLDEAKALEAKKLAEEVLAQQSATMDYAKASAELASAMAQLAAIQKLRKSIR from the coding sequence ATGACCCAATTAATCCACGTGGATGTGGTCAGTGCCGAGGAACTCATTTTCTCGGGAGAAGCTGAGTTTGTAGTGCTTCCTGGAGAGATGGGGGAGCTTGGTATTTATCCAAAACACACCCCACTCATCACCCGTATTCGCCCTGGTTCAGTCAGAGTTCGAGTACCAGGACGCGAAGAAGAAGAGCTGGTTTTCGTGTCAGGGGGTATTTTAGAAGTGCAGCCGGACCTGGTTACCGTATTAGCTGATACCGCTATTCGTGGTCATGACTTGGATGAAGCCAAAGCCCTAGAAGCCAAAAAATTAGCAGAAGAGGTATTGGCTCAACAATCGGCCACCATGGACTATGCAAAAGCCTCCGCAGAACTTGCGAGCGCTATGGCACAATTAGCGGCTATTCAAAAACTGCGTAAAAGTATTCGCTAA
- the atpD gene encoding F0F1 ATP synthase subunit beta has product MNQGKIVQCIGAVIDVEFAHDQIPAVYDALIMDGSELTLEVQQQLGDGIVRTIALGSSDGLRRGMIVKNTGAPILVPVGPQTLGRIMDVLGRPIDEAGPVNTEKTSSIHRKAPAYDELSPSQELLETGIKVIDLICPFAKGGKVGLFGGAGVGKTVNMMELINNIAKEHGGYSVFAGVGERTREGNDFYHEMKDSNVLDKVALVYGQMNEPPGNRLRVALTGLTMAEYFRDEGRDVLFFVDNIYRYTLAGTEVSALLGRMPSAVGYQPTLAEEMGRLQERITSTKVGSITSVQAVYVPADDLTDPSPATTFLHLDSTVVLSRDIASLGIYPAVDPLDSTSRQLDPLVVGDEHYSTARAVQATLQRYKELRDIIAILGMDELSPEDKLVVARARKIQRFLSQPFHVAEVFTGSPGKYVSLAETIKGFKGIVNGDYDALPEQAFYMVGTIEEAVEKAKTMQ; this is encoded by the coding sequence ATGAACCAAGGAAAAATCGTCCAGTGTATCGGTGCAGTGATTGACGTAGAGTTTGCACATGATCAAATACCAGCTGTTTATGATGCTTTAATTATGGATGGCAGTGAGCTGACCTTAGAAGTTCAGCAACAATTAGGTGATGGTATTGTACGTACTATTGCGCTAGGGTCCTCTGATGGCTTGCGAAGAGGGATGATTGTTAAAAACACAGGTGCTCCGATTTTAGTCCCTGTTGGTCCGCAAACACTTGGTCGCATTATGGATGTATTGGGCCGCCCTATTGATGAAGCGGGTCCTGTCAATACAGAAAAAACCTCTTCAATACATCGTAAGGCTCCTGCCTACGACGAGCTCTCACCCAGTCAAGAACTGTTAGAGACGGGTATCAAAGTTATCGATTTAATCTGCCCTTTTGCTAAAGGCGGAAAAGTTGGTTTATTTGGTGGTGCTGGGGTAGGTAAAACCGTCAATATGATGGAGTTAATTAATAACATCGCCAAAGAGCACGGTGGTTACTCCGTATTTGCTGGGGTCGGTGAACGAACCCGTGAAGGTAACGACTTTTACCATGAAATGAAAGACTCTAACGTATTGGATAAGGTGGCATTGGTTTACGGTCAGATGAATGAACCCCCTGGTAACCGTTTGCGTGTGGCCTTAACGGGTTTAACTATGGCTGAGTATTTCCGTGACGAGGGACGTGATGTGTTGTTCTTTGTGGATAATATTTATCGTTATACCTTGGCGGGTACCGAAGTCTCCGCCCTATTGGGACGTATGCCCTCTGCGGTAGGTTATCAACCCACCTTAGCTGAAGAGATGGGCCGCTTACAGGAGCGTATTACTTCAACCAAGGTGGGCTCCATTACATCAGTGCAAGCAGTATATGTTCCAGCTGATGACTTAACAGATCCTTCACCCGCCACCACTTTCTTGCACTTAGACTCGACGGTTGTGTTGTCCCGTGATATTGCCTCTTTAGGTATTTATCCTGCGGTGGATCCCTTGGATTCCACCTCACGTCAGTTAGATCCCTTGGTGGTTGGCGACGAGCATTACAGCACAGCACGAGCTGTTCAGGCCACTTTGCAGCGCTATAAAGAGCTGCGAGACATTATTGCTATTCTTGGTATGGATGAGTTGTCTCCTGAGGACAAGCTCGTGGTAGCCCGTGCCCGTAAAATTCAACGCTTCTTGTCACAGCCTTTTCATGTTGCTGAAGTATTTACTGGCTCACCAGGTAAATATGTTTCCCTTGCAGAAACCATTAAAGGCTTTAAGGGAATTGTTAACGGAGACTATGATGCTCTACCAGAACAGGCATTTTACATGGTAGGGACCATTGAAGAGGCTGTTGAAAAAGCTAAAACTATGCAATAA
- the atpG gene encoding F0F1 ATP synthase subunit gamma: MAGSKEIRVKIKSVQNTRKITKAMEMVAASKMRKAQERMRATRPYGEKIRQVTAHLANAHPEYQHSYLVHRESVKSVGFILVTSDKGLCGGLNTNVLRQLTHAMSQWDKQGVKVELVTIGNKGLGFIQRMGGKIIAQVTQLGDTPHLEKLIGPVKVMLDRYANGDIDAVFIAYNRFVNTMKQEPTIEPLLPLAKGQLEEHEKQKTNNAWDYIYEPDPKAVIDELMVRYVEALVYQAVTENIASEQSARMVAMKAASDNAGNVIGELQLIYNKSRQAAITKELSEIVGGAAAV; the protein is encoded by the coding sequence ATGGCAGGTTCTAAAGAAATTAGGGTAAAGATTAAGAGCGTACAAAATACGCGCAAGATCACGAAAGCCATGGAAATGGTAGCCGCCAGTAAAATGCGTAAAGCTCAGGAACGCATGAGAGCAACGCGCCCTTATGGTGAAAAAATCCGCCAAGTAACCGCACACTTAGCAAATGCACATCCTGAGTATCAACACTCATATTTAGTCCACCGTGAAAGCGTTAAGTCGGTAGGTTTTATTTTAGTGACCTCTGACAAGGGGTTATGTGGTGGCTTAAACACTAACGTACTAAGGCAGTTAACGCACGCCATGAGTCAGTGGGATAAGCAGGGTGTAAAAGTTGAACTTGTGACTATTGGCAACAAGGGTTTAGGTTTTATACAAAGAATGGGTGGCAAAATAATAGCACAGGTCACTCAGTTGGGTGATACGCCCCATTTAGAAAAGTTAATTGGACCGGTTAAGGTAATGTTAGACAGATACGCCAATGGCGACATTGATGCTGTGTTTATTGCCTACAACCGCTTCGTTAACACCATGAAACAAGAGCCTACTATAGAGCCATTACTACCTTTAGCAAAGGGTCAACTAGAGGAACATGAGAAGCAAAAGACCAATAATGCTTGGGATTATATTTATGAACCCGATCCCAAAGCGGTGATAGATGAATTAATGGTGCGTTATGTGGAAGCGTTGGTTTATCAAGCAGTAACAGAGAATATTGCTTCTGAACAAAGCGCCCGCATGGTAGCCATGAAAGCTGCATCTGACAATGCAGGTAACGTGATTGGAGAATTGCAATTGATTTATAACAAATCAAGGCAAGCTGCGATTACTAAAGAGTTATCTGAGATTGTGGGTGGGGCAGCAGCGGTTTAA
- the atpA gene encoding F0F1 ATP synthase subunit alpha: MQLNPSEISELIKAKIKDLPVSAEAKTKGTVISVTDGIVRIHGLANVMQGEMLEFPKNTFGLALNLERDSVGAVILGEYEHVSEGDEVTCTGRILEVPVGPELIGRVVDALGNPIDGKGPVNAKNSSPVEKIAPGVIWRKSVTQPVQTGLKSIDSMVPVGRGQRELIIGDRQTGKTAVAIDTIINQKGQDMICIYVAIGQKASSVVNVVRKLEEHGAMDYTIVVTATAAESAALQFIAPYAGCAMGEYFRDRGQDALIIYDDLTKQAWAYRQISLLLRRPPGREAYPGDVFYLHSRLLERAARVSEEYVEKFTNGEVKGKTGSLTALPIIETQAGDVTAFVPTNVISITDGQIFLESDLFNAGIRPAINAGISVSRVGGAAQTKVIKKLGGGIRLSLAQYRELAAFAQFASDLDDTTRKQLERGRMVTELMKQVQYSTLSVSEMAVTLYAVNSGFYDDVEVKRALAFESGLKAYLKDKFAPLMNKIESSKDLDKEAEKELQAAIQDFKMNGVY, encoded by the coding sequence ATGCAGTTAAACCCGTCTGAAATTAGTGAACTTATCAAAGCAAAAATAAAAGATTTGCCTGTATCAGCTGAAGCAAAAACAAAAGGTACAGTCATATCCGTAACTGACGGTATTGTCAGAATCCACGGGCTGGCTAACGTGATGCAGGGTGAAATGCTTGAATTTCCAAAGAACACCTTTGGTTTGGCTCTTAACCTTGAACGTGACTCGGTGGGTGCCGTCATTTTAGGTGAATACGAGCATGTGAGTGAAGGTGACGAAGTTACCTGTACTGGCAGAATTCTAGAAGTGCCCGTGGGCCCAGAGTTAATTGGCCGTGTGGTGGATGCCCTCGGTAACCCCATTGATGGGAAGGGGCCAGTCAACGCAAAAAACAGCTCACCAGTTGAAAAAATTGCGCCAGGTGTGATTTGGAGAAAATCAGTAACTCAGCCTGTTCAAACAGGCTTAAAGTCTATCGATTCCATGGTTCCAGTTGGTCGTGGACAGCGTGAATTAATTATTGGTGACCGACAAACAGGAAAAACTGCCGTAGCGATTGATACGATTATCAATCAAAAGGGCCAAGATATGATTTGTATCTATGTGGCTATTGGGCAAAAAGCATCGTCCGTGGTAAACGTAGTTAGGAAACTGGAAGAGCATGGTGCCATGGATTATACCATTGTGGTGACTGCTACCGCCGCAGAATCAGCTGCTTTACAGTTTATTGCTCCTTATGCCGGTTGTGCGATGGGTGAATATTTCCGTGATCGCGGGCAAGATGCACTGATTATTTATGACGACTTAACTAAGCAAGCTTGGGCTTATCGTCAAATATCATTGTTACTACGTCGACCACCAGGTCGTGAGGCTTACCCAGGCGATGTATTTTACTTACACTCACGTTTACTAGAGAGAGCTGCGCGAGTTAGTGAGGAGTATGTAGAAAAATTTACCAACGGTGAAGTGAAAGGTAAAACAGGTTCTTTAACGGCCTTGCCTATTATTGAAACACAAGCCGGTGACGTGACAGCCTTTGTGCCCACCAATGTGATCTCTATCACGGATGGTCAAATCTTCTTAGAAAGCGATTTATTTAATGCTGGGATTCGTCCAGCAATTAATGCAGGTATTTCCGTATCGCGGGTTGGAGGAGCAGCACAAACTAAAGTAATTAAAAAGTTAGGTGGTGGTATACGTCTTTCCTTAGCCCAATATCGTGAGCTTGCAGCCTTTGCTCAGTTTGCCTCAGATTTAGATGATACGACACGTAAGCAACTTGAACGTGGTCGCATGGTGACTGAACTTATGAAGCAAGTTCAATATTCAACATTGTCTGTTTCTGAAATGGCGGTGACTTTATATGCCGTTAACAGTGGCTTTTACGATGATGTCGAAGTGAAACGTGCGCTAGCTTTTGAGTCTGGCTTGAAGGCTTATTTAAAAGATAAGTTTGCGCCACTAATGAACAAAATTGAAAGTAGCAAAGACTTGGACAAGGAAGCTGAAAAAGAACTTCAAGCGGCCATACAAGACTTTAAGATGAACGGTGTGTATTAA